The genomic interval GGGCAAGACGCAACCTGGCTTCTTCGAGTCCCCGGGTTACGTCGCCCTGGGGAATGGAGGTCGCCGCCGCTGCCTGTCCCAGGAAACGGGGGCGACCTTCCTTGATGCCTGTAAAAGCGTTGACAATGGTCGTTGTACTGCCAATCTCAGCGACAAGCAGATCAACTTTCATTGGTCATGCTTCCTCCCGCAGTTCGCGGCGCCGCTTGACCAGGAAACTTGCGACATCAATGCCGTGAGCTCCGCGGCCAAATCCCGCGTCCATGCCGGATTCAACGGCTGTTTCGTTGACAACCTGTGTGCCTCCCGCAACCAGGATCAGCTGGTCGCGGACTCCTTTTTCAATGCAAGTGTCGGCCAGTTTTCTCATGTTCTCATAGTGAACATTATTGTGAGAAATAATGGTCGAGATCAGGATGGCATCGGCTTTCGTTTCAATGGCCGCATCAACCAGCTTGTCGACCGGACAGGAGGTACCCATGTAATGGTACTTGATCCCGAACCCTTCGATGCCTCCGTGCTTGATGTCCAGAATTTCCTTCATGCCGACAGAATGCTCGTCCTCGCCCACGGTGGCCGCGACCACTGTCATGGGTCTCTCATGGACCTCTTCCCTTATCTCTGCCTCGGAAAGGGTTTCAACTTCCTCCGGCAGGACCAGCTGGGCCAGGTCAATATCAAAGCCGACCTTGCCCTTCATCTCAATGTAGGTGCCCTCGGCCGGGTGCATGACCTGGCTGTGGATGACCTCACATTCCGAGAGCGCCAGCTTTTCGCCGATGGCGATGGCGGCAGCCTCCGCGTGTCTCTTGTCACAGGGAAGCAGCATGGTCAGCACCAGGGTTCCGTCCGCCATGAATTCGACCTCCGGCCGGATCAGATTGGTGTTGTCGTAATACTTCTGCTTTTCCGCAATTCGCACATTGACGTTGTCATAGTCGTCCAGCTCATCGATGAATTGAATCTTGGACGGATCTTCAAAGGTGTCGCCGCCAATGGCTTGGCTGGCCGATTTGAATTGGGGCGGGATGTGGTTGTTGCCGAAGTGGACGGACACGGGGGCAAAGTAGTCATCGGCCCGCCGGTAGAGGGTATCGTTACCGATGCCCCCATCCAGCTCACGCGCGATACCGTCACCCTTCCGGTCGGGGTATTCCGCGCTGTCGACAAAGAAGCCGCCTTCAACCGCGCTGTAGTAGCCTCCCGTCTCCAGGATCTCCTCCATGAAGAGGATGGCCCGCTCCTTCAGCTCCCTCACCCGTTCGCCCAGGGGGCCGTCGCGGTTGATGTCCACCATCTGCCGGATGCCGTCCAGGCCATTCAAGCTCTGGCGGGCCGTATTGACCGCGTTGATATTGAAGTAGTGCCAGGGAACATTCCGGCCCTCGTCG from Fastidiosipila sp. carries:
- a CDS encoding LuxR family transcriptional regulator; the encoded protein is MPLQPEERLDIRKILEGLEDYHSPRRPWHWREERDEPRVVGDFTYYEVSKPVERSVPLPGSRGFGYIDPQPDCVITTEIASGRFEDDVRRMRMAAWHGADHIMVIRTTGQSHIDSLIEGTTQGIGGIPITRKQCRATRRALDLIEDEVGRPINYHSYVSGVAGPDIAVMFVEEGVSGVHQDPQYNVLYRNINMIRSFVDACESKAIIAYGGQLQIDGAHNANATAMEAWKVMPELMVQHAINTAFSVRCGIKPENIALSSVPPTAPPAPCMRLDLPYAVALRDFFPDYKIRAQQNTKYMESETREATVTHTLNMVISRLTSADVQSTITPDEGRNVPWHYFNINAVNTARQSLNGLDGIRQMVDINRDGPLGERVRELKERAILFMEEILETGGYYSAVEGGFFVDSAEYPDRKGDGIARELDGGIGNDTLYRRADDYFAPVSVHFGNNHIPPQFKSASQAIGGDTFEDPSKIQFIDELDDYDNVNVRIAEKQKYYDNTNLIRPEVEFMADGTLVLTMLLPCDKRHAEAAAIAIGEKLALSECEVIHSQVMHPAEGTYIEMKGKVGFDIDLAQLVLPEEVETLSEAEIREEVHERPMTVVAATVGEDEHSVGMKEILDIKHGGIEGFGIKYHYMGTSCPVDKLVDAAIETKADAILISTIISHNNVHYENMRKLADTCIEKGVRDQLILVAGGTQVVNETAVESGMDAGFGRGAHGIDVASFLVKRRRELREEA